The window gtgcatgctgggaacatTCATCGGAGAAAACCCCTGTCCTCCAAAACCTTTCTAATCTCCCTAAATTATAGACTCGTATGACAAATACGTGCATCCAACTCTCTACTTGTCACCTTTCTCCAAGTAGCAGGCCAGCCTCACTCTTCCCTGTAGGACATTAGTAAAGGGgacattttctcctttctctgctacATCAGGGCCCTACAGCAGAAGCATGCACGCAGACGGCAGACAGTTGCTTCCCTGTGTGGTCTTGTGAAGGAGACCCACCTGGTAACCTGGAGCAGCTATCTGAAACCATTAATGAGGCAAGAAATGTGTCTGTTGAGATATTACACACTCTTGTTTCTTAAAACCAGCTCTAGAACACTGTGGTGCACAACCTTGTCTGAACTGAGTGAAGAATAAAAAGTAATGTATTCACACACAGGTTATATGAGCTATAAATTTAATAAGGGCTTCTCCTGATAATTATGAATAAACCCAAACTATCCTGTGTATCTGGGGAAAGCGATTTATGGATCACATCAAGTGTGCCAATTATATCATTGTAtcatgtgcatgtttatgtgtgtatatatatatttgtggacAGGAATAAGAAACACCAATCTTACAGTCCAGAGGGATTGAGACTGAATTTTCATTTGACTTTTAGTACTGAGGCCCTGTACCTAGGGCCTTTCCTGTTGCTACACAAACGCTCTACCTTGACTTTGTAtcccttatttcttttcttttcttttcttttctttctttctttctttcttttttcttttttcttttttctttttagattgcttaaaatgttgccaaagtggccttgaactcactcttgAGCTtgtggtcctcctgcttcagcctggcGGGGTAGCAGCCTAGCTGAGCACAGTGCACATTTTATTTCTGAACAAGGATAAGGAGTTGTATCTTCTTGTACTTCAGAAAATAGCTTTTAAAGTCCATAGCAGCTGGGTGCAGTGGCTCATGTCAGTAATTGAAGCACTCCGAAGGCTGATGCAGGTGGATTTGCCATGCATTTAAGGCCACATGatagctacataatgaattccaagacagcttGACAGCTActaagtgagaccctgcctcaaaaagaaaaagtttacaaaacaaaaatatctctctcccacctccttttttttttttttttcggagctggggatcgaacccagggccttgcgtttgctaggcaagtgctctaccactgagctaaatccccaacccctcaccttcCCCTCCTTTACCCAAACTCTCAGAGGACTCACTAGCAAACTTCTTTCAAGTTGTGATTTCCCATTTAGTGAGCATGCATGCATGGGGTGTGTGTACCCTGGTACtcgtgtggaggtgagaggaccaCTCAGAGGAGTCTGTTCTTCCCTCTACGTTGGGATTAGATCACACTCAGTCCACTGgacttggctgcaagcatccttagCACCGGAGCCGTTGCACTGGCTATACTTCAGTTATATGCAGTTTGTATTTTAATGACTCGCCTTACTCTGACTTAAGGCCTCTGCACTCGGTGTCTGTCTCTTCCTGGGGCGTTCCCTTCCTTGGTTTGCTTGGTGGGCTTTAATGTTCCAGTGCAGCTTCCTGTTATTAAACTCACTTTTTTGAACACCGCCCCATTTCGTTTCCTCCATGAACGAGGAGGCAGCTCCATTTTAGGTGCTACGGCAGACTGAGGCAGAGAAGTACTTTATTGAACTGGTGTTTATTGAACACTGGTCTATAACAATGATCCCATGGTGTCCAGTGGTCCCCCATGGGAACATGTAAGAATCATGAAAAAATCTCCGTGATTTTTCCAAGCTGGCCCAGCGCCACTGGCCATCCAACAGTATCTCCAGTAGACTAAGACACTCTCAGGGCCTAGTAGTTCTGAGTAGTTCTGGCTAATAAATAAACTACACTGGATTTATTCTTGATTTGGTGCAGGGAGGATGGTTCAGTGTGGCCTCAGGACACCCTGGTTTTGGGGTCAAAGGTCACAAGCATGACTTCTCTCCCTCTTTGCCTTAAGCTGCCTTCTCCCCCTAACTAAGGCTTCTCGATACCACCGTTCCTCCTTCAGCCACTGTTTCCACATCTCTAGCTTCCTCTTTATACACTCCAGCTGGTGGTACTCCTGGATTAGCTTCAATAGGTCCTCCTGCAACTCCTGGTTCTCTCTGCAGACACCAAGGCAAAATTCCGAATTCACTTTCCTGGCTGTGGACTCCAAGACCCTGGCCTTCCGCCTAACCTCTGTGGTGCCCTGGCCTCCTGCCTGCAGCGATTTTAGTTCCTCTATCTGTCTCACGAGGTGCTTCCTTTGCTGCAGGAACCCCAAGTGTGCCTGGCGGTCCTGCCGAGCCATCTCAACTTCCATGTTCTCTATCTCCTTCTCCAACATCTGGATTTTCATCTTCTGGTTATTCTTTAAGGAGGAAATATGCTCCATTGACTGAAACTGCCGCCTCAACTGAACCTGGTGGCTTCTCCCCTGCCAGACCTGAGTTTGAAGCTCGGCGGATTGCTGGGCAAACCTGAGTGTCAGTTCTTGTTTCTTTCGACTAATCTCCTCACGTTCCTGAAAGTATCGATTCCACAGTTCCCAGTGTTTCTTTTCACATTGCTTACTTTGTTTCCTTAGGACCCTGACAAAGCAGTTCTCGGCTTCCAGGCAGAGAATTTCGTTCTGCAGCAGCCTGCTCTCTTGCAACAGGAGGTCCTGCCGGAGTTTGGCCTCTTCTATTTTTTGGTTCAGATCCTCCAGTGCCTCAACTGTCTTTTTTCTTAACCTGTTCTTTAATTTCGTTGGCTTCTTTGGCTTGAACATTTCATTTAGAAAAGTAAGATACGTTGATGGCTGAGGAGAACCTTTTGAACTCTGGGCAAATCTGGAAGAagaacaaaggaaataaatatcccttcttcagttctttaggcaggactgagaaaaaaaataaccgGAAACTGAACCTCTGTGTTTCCATTATGTGTCAGATAGAGCCAGTGCTGGTCAGATGTTTGGCAAGTTGGTATATTCAGGGGTTGTTTGTGAGGAAGAACTACACTGAGAAAAGTgactccatcagattatctgtagaagtcttttttttttttaattaaaaattggtTGATGTGGGTGGGCCCAGCCCATAAGGGTAAGGTCAcacccctaggcaggtggtccttaACTGAATAAGAAAGCAGCCtaaaggggttagggatttagctcagtggtagagcgcttgcctagcaagcgcaaggccctgggttcggtcctcagctccaggaagaaaaaaaaaaaagcagcctaagggggctggagagatggctcagatgaagagaagagcactgactgctcttccagaggtcctgagttcaaatcccagcaaccacatggtggctcacaaccctctgtaatgggatctgatgccctcttctggtgtgtctgaagatagctacagtatgcacacacacacacacacacacacacacatacacaaacacacacatacatacatatacatatacatatacatatacatatacatatacatatacatatacatatatacatatacatatatgtgaaagCAGTCCAAGTaagtggcttctgcttcagttcctgcctccaggttcctgtcttgagctcctgccctgacttctttggATGATGAACTGTTACACAGAagcaaagatgaaataaaccctcccCAGCTTTGGTTGCTTTGGGTTGTGTTGTTTTGTCagagcagtagaaaccctaattaaggcaGGGCCTCTCACTACACACAATGCTCAGTGATTAGGCTAGTCTGAATGGCTGGCCAATAAATACCTGGGATCTGCCTATTTCTGTGCCCCTATGCCAGCCTTAGGGGTTGCAAGCATGTGCTGCCTTGCCTAGCTCTGTAACTGGGTGCTGGTAATCTGAATTCAGGGCTTCGTGTCAAGTGCCAAGCCTGAGCCACTGAAGCATCTCCCAGGCCGCCCTTCTTCCATCACTGTTTTCAAGCTTAGGAGACCTTCCATTCACACCAACCCCCCCTCAATACCTACCTGGTTCCAGAATTCAGGGACTGATGGAAGTAAGTCTGGTGCTCACCGGGGGCCTTTGCCAAAGAACTCATGCTACATGTTTGCCTTTGGGGAGCACAATCATTAAGAGGCGTCTTTAGTTTGGGGAACACAGGATCGGACTTTGTGCAACTAGTGTTGACATCGCATTTCTTGGTCTCATCTATAAAATTAGTCCTATCAGGATGCCTGGATTTGCCCTCAGACCTGGGACTCCTGTCTTGTGAAATGCAGTTGCACTGCATTTGGGATTCCATCTTCTCTCTCACTCCTGAGGAGCAGGGCCCTGCCCCTCCTCCTACATCCCATTTGACTGCCACCAACTCTTTGTCTCAGGCACCTACACAACTTCTCATTCGTCAAACCCTCCCATTCCTTAGGTACTAGCACCAGTCAGCACCAGCAGGGTGAAACCCACGGAAGCCTCCCTGGCCCACGGCTGTATCCTTTTCCTCTGATTCGGGTCAAATGTTCCCTGCACAATGGCCTCATGGAATGTCACAGAAGTCTCTCTAGTGATTTGGTGTCTCTATGGTGAGGAGTCAGACTGCAGCTTCTGCTGAGTCGGCAACCTCACAAGACCTCAGACCACTGTCTGTTGGTATTGGGAATGGCAGAAGTCCAGAAGAACCATCTTCCTTGAGGAGATGTGGTAGGGGTCTGTATAGAGACCGCCTGTAGTAGGAGAAAGCTGAGGAGAGAAGAGTCTCTGGGGTGGTGGAGAGTCCAGGTGGTTGCCTTCTGGGCAACTTGACTACCACTCCAGTTCCTTTTTCTGGGTACCCTGGGATCTGCGCTTGAGTCAAGAATTGTCTTCTGCATGTTCCCAATGCACAGTTGGTGTAACTGTCCATGTTGTCCATTGTCTTGAGGATGAAACAGGCAACTTCCTAAAAGCCAAGGCATAAGAGTAACCCTTGCCTTGACTGCAGAAAAAGCGGTCAAGGTAGCAGTGAAGCATTGTCAAAGCTGGACCTACCACGTCCTGGGAATGAACAAAGAGCAGAGCTGAAGCCAACAAGGATCCTCGTGTTATGAGGTTAACATTCTTGTGGACGAGCATGAAAAGGCAGgcacggtggtggtggtgtacaACGTTAGTcgcatcactcaggaggcagaggcaggtagatctctgtgagttcaaggccagcctggtctgcagagagagagagttctagaatatccagggctacacagagaaacccactCTTAGAAAACGGTATGAAGAAAGGACTGACTGTACTCATACAGCAAGCAATTAAGGAGGTGCCTTGAGTGTTAGGGAGATGCCGTTTTGTGGGTAATCAAGTTAGCTTTCGAACCAAGAGTTGAAGTTGAGCATAGATGTAGCAGGTGGATATTCAGGTAGCAAGGCAAATTTTATAGGTGTGGCCAGGAAGGGGTGGACGCTATCTGGGGATTGATTCCAGGGTCTCACCCATCTAGATTATAGTTCTATGAcaacctcccttctccctttatTGGTGCAcctgtcttcagtttcttctcttcttctcagtcacttttaaaagatttagttgttttttttttttttttgttctttttttcggagttggggactgaacccagggccttgcgcttcctaggcaagcgctctaccactgagctaaatccccaacccctaaaagatttagttttatgtgtttatgtgtagacTTGCTTGAGGGTGAGGGgatcactacacacacacacacacacacacacacacacacacacacacacacacgcacgcacacacagaggaagacagagagacagagacagagacagaatattttaaaagtttaaatgaaTGACCGAGAAGGGCTGAGAGTCTAGTACAGCCGTCAGAGTGTCTACCTGGTATGCAGAGtactgagttcaatctccagcaccaacagaatggtagcacacacctgtaatcccaacactctggaggcggaggcaggagaacCAGTAGTTCAAGGGCATTCTCTTCTGCATAGTGAGTCGAAGGCCAGACTAGGATACATAAGACCTGTCTCATGTctcgtgtctctgtctctctgtctctctctctgtctctgtctgtctctctgtctctctctgacatgAATGAAGAgttaagagcatctgctgctTTCGCATAGGacctgggttcccagcacccacatggtggcttgagAAAACACACACGTGACCTGGCAGTATGTGGGTATTACTGCTGTGTTAGATCAGTACTGACAATTATCCTTCAGCACTGCACAAGTAATAACACTTCTTTAGTGGGTTTCTTGAGCCAAGTATGTCTTGGTTGACAACACCCAGACAGACTGAAGTATTCACCTGGCCGGCTTAGGACAATCATCACCGAGGCCCTGGTAACTATTGAGTTTTTGATGCCTAGAATCCACGTGGTAGATTttgagaactgactcccacactgTGATGGTTTTTACATGCTTGGCCCTGGGAGTGGCACAGTTGGGAGGTGTGGATTTGTCggagtaggtgtggacttgttggagtaggtgtggccttgtggtgtggctttaatacccttgtcctagctgcctagaagccagtattctgctagcagccttcagatgaagatgtagaactctcaggtcctcctgcaccatgcctgactggatgctgccatgttcccaccttgatgatactggaatgagcacctctgaacctataagccagacccaattaaatgtcatccttataagacctgccttggtcatggtgtcttttcacagcagtaaaaccctaactaatgaGTACAGGTCTGTGTACAAGCTAGTTACCCATTAATCACAGAGCTATACAttgtcttctgaccaccacatgcTCACTGTGGTGCTTgagcatgcaggcacacacacatatttaatcaTTCCATATTAATCTATATTATATAAGATTACCATGCCCAGCACCCAGGTGTCTCAATAGGTTTAGAAATATCACGTGCT is drawn from Rattus norvegicus strain BN/NHsdMcwi chromosome 6, GRCr8, whole genome shotgun sequence and contains these coding sequences:
- the Ccdc121 gene encoding similar to RIKEN cDNA 4930548H24, with translation MESQMQCNCISQDRSPRSEGKSRHPDRTNFIDETKKCDVNTSCTKSDPVFPKLKTPLNDCAPQRQTCSMSSLAKAPGEHQTYFHQSLNSGTRFAQSSKGSPQPSTYLTFLNEMFKPKKPTKLKNRLRKKTVEALEDLNQKIEEAKLRQDLLLQESRLLQNEILCLEAENCFVRVLRKQSKQCEKKHWELWNRYFQEREEISRKKQELTLRFAQQSAELQTQVWQGRSHQVQLRRQFQSMEHISSLKNNQKMKIQMLEKEIENMEVEMARQDRQAHLGFLQQRKHLVRQIEELKSLQAGGQGTTEVRRKARVLESTARKVNSEFCLGVCRENQELQEDLLKLIQEYHQLECIKRKLEMWKQWLKEERWYREALVRGRRQLKAKRERSHACDL